In Oreochromis niloticus isolate F11D_XX linkage group LG5, O_niloticus_UMD_NMBU, whole genome shotgun sequence, a single window of DNA contains:
- the tsen2 gene encoding tRNA-splicing endonuclease subunit Sen2 isoform X2, with protein MHADFRAPRRRLRVTEELEAPLPLSPRERSHFRAELLNEHVLVCDPEHSQKIHDQGYFGKGVLSRSRPEHGISDQWEQHDGVFLPVVSQARYEELLKLAGSALSAQGWDEEAVHQALLRLSQPIQMDDVRNQMGGGEEAEENGERGEKNLEQEGGVSPQKKRSRRGSEVETEAKRSCSSDQDSDSSSDCSPDSDPDPAPLVPGPGFLLVVSDSEAGGGVREVRRTPFFLSEYLQLSLEEAFFLVYSLGCLSVYLQQKPLSIVQLWRTFRSLRPDFVSSYAAYHHFRSKGWVPKGGGGTKYGVDLMLYRKGPPFYHASYSVVIERADDAFRASPLRPFSWRSLAALSRITANVSKELMLCYVIYPADLSEAELDSPVCLSRLKVQEVIVSRWVSSRERAEQDDI; from the exons ATGCACGCGGACTTCCGGGCTCCCCGGCGCCGCCTCCGGGTCACGGAGGAGCTCGAGGCTCCGCTGCCGCTCAGCCCGCGCGAGAGGAGTCACTTCCGGGCGGAGCTCCTCAATGAGCACGTGCTGGTCTGTGATCCGGAACACAGCCAGAAGATCCACGACCAG GGTTACTTTGGTAAAGGCGTTCTGTCCAGATCCAGACCGGAGCACGGCATCTCCGACCAATGGGAGC AACACGACGGCGTGTTTCTCCCTGTGGTCTCACAGGCCAG GTATGAGGAGCTGCTCAAGTTGGCGGGGTCAGCTCTGTCTGCTCAGGGATGGGATGAAGAGGCTGTTCATCAAGCCTTGCTCAGGCTTTCTCAGCCAATACAAATGGACGATGTGAGGAACCAGATGGGAGGGGGGGAGGAGGCAGAGGAGAACGGTGAAAGGGGGGAGAAGAACCTGGAACAAGAAGGAGGAGTCAGCCCCCAGAAGAAGAGGTCAAGACGGGGGTCAGAGGTCGAAACGGAGGCCAAGAGAAGTTGCAG CTCAGACCAGGACTCCGACTCCAGCTCAGACTGTAGTCCTGACTCGGATCCTGATCCTGCTCCTCTGGTTCCTGGTCCCGGTTTCCTCTTGGTGGTCTCTGACAGTGAG GCTGGAGGCGGGGTCAGGGAGGTGAGGCGGACCCCGTTCTTTCTCTCAGAGTACCTGCAGCTCAGTCTGGAGGAG GCCTTCTTCCTGGTCTACAGTCTGGGCTGCCTGTCCGTCTACCTGCAGCAG AAGCCCCTGTCCATCGTGCAGCTATGGAGGACGTTTCGGTCCCTGCGTCCTGATTTCGTCAGCTCCTATGCAGCCTATCATCACTTCCGCAGTAAGGGGTGGGTCCCTAAAGGAGGGGGCGGAACCAAGTATGGCGTAGACCTCa tgttgTACAGGAAAGGACCACCTTTCTACCACGCCag CTACTCGGTGGTAATTGAACGGGCTGACGATGCATTCAGGGCCTCGCCTTTGCGCCCGTTTTCGTGGCGTTCTCTGGCAGCTCTCAGCAGGATTACCGCCAACGTGTCGAAG GAGCTGATGCTGTGCTACGTCATCTATCCAGCCGACCTATCAGAGGCTGAGTTGGACTCACCTGTGTGTCTGAGCAGGCTGAAGGTCCAG GAAGTGATCGTCAGCAGGTGGGTTTCCTCCAGAGAGCGAGCGGAGCAGGATGACATCTAA
- the tsen2 gene encoding tRNA-splicing endonuclease subunit Sen2 isoform X3: MSTCWSVIRNTARRSTTRYEELLKLAGSALSAQGWDEEAVHQALLRLSQPIQMDDVRNQMGGGEEAEENGERGEKNLEQEGGVSPQKKRSRRGSEVETEAKRSCSSDQDSDSSSDCSPDSDPDPAPLVPGPGFLLVVSDSEAGGGVREVRRTPFFLSEYLQLSLEEAFFLVYSLGCLSVYLQQKPLSIVQLWRTFRSLRPDFVSSYAAYHHFRSKGWVPKGGGGTKYGVDLMLYRKGPPFYHASYSVVIERADDAFRASPLRPFSWRSLAALSRITANVSKELMLCYVIYPADLSEAELDSPVCLSRLKVQVRKSQNVDSAHLDVVSGRTVIIIIIM; encoded by the exons ATGAGCACGTGCTGGTCTGTGATCCGGAACACAGCCAGAAGATCCACGACCAG GTATGAGGAGCTGCTCAAGTTGGCGGGGTCAGCTCTGTCTGCTCAGGGATGGGATGAAGAGGCTGTTCATCAAGCCTTGCTCAGGCTTTCTCAGCCAATACAAATGGACGATGTGAGGAACCAGATGGGAGGGGGGGAGGAGGCAGAGGAGAACGGTGAAAGGGGGGAGAAGAACCTGGAACAAGAAGGAGGAGTCAGCCCCCAGAAGAAGAGGTCAAGACGGGGGTCAGAGGTCGAAACGGAGGCCAAGAGAAGTTGCAG CTCAGACCAGGACTCCGACTCCAGCTCAGACTGTAGTCCTGACTCGGATCCTGATCCTGCTCCTCTGGTTCCTGGTCCCGGTTTCCTCTTGGTGGTCTCTGACAGTGAG GCTGGAGGCGGGGTCAGGGAGGTGAGGCGGACCCCGTTCTTTCTCTCAGAGTACCTGCAGCTCAGTCTGGAGGAG GCCTTCTTCCTGGTCTACAGTCTGGGCTGCCTGTCCGTCTACCTGCAGCAG AAGCCCCTGTCCATCGTGCAGCTATGGAGGACGTTTCGGTCCCTGCGTCCTGATTTCGTCAGCTCCTATGCAGCCTATCATCACTTCCGCAGTAAGGGGTGGGTCCCTAAAGGAGGGGGCGGAACCAAGTATGGCGTAGACCTCa tgttgTACAGGAAAGGACCACCTTTCTACCACGCCag CTACTCGGTGGTAATTGAACGGGCTGACGATGCATTCAGGGCCTCGCCTTTGCGCCCGTTTTCGTGGCGTTCTCTGGCAGCTCTCAGCAGGATTACCGCCAACGTGTCGAAG GAGCTGATGCTGTGCTACGTCATCTATCCAGCCGACCTATCAGAGGCTGAGTTGGACTCACCTGTGTGTCTGAGCAGGCTGAAGGTCCAG GTGAGGAAATCCCAAAATGTTGATTCTGCTCACCTTGACGTAGTCAGTGGGAGAaccgtcatcatcatcatcatcatgtag
- the tsen2 gene encoding tRNA-splicing endonuclease subunit Sen2 isoform X1: protein MHADFRAPRRRLRVTEELEAPLPLSPRERSHFRAELLNEHVLVCDPEHSQKIHDQGYFGKGVLSRSRPEHGISDQWEQHDGVFLPVVSQARYEELLKLAGSALSAQGWDEEAVHQALLRLSQPIQMDDVRNQMGGGEEAEENGERGEKNLEQEGGVSPQKKRSRRGSEVETEAKRSCSSDQDSDSSSDCSPDSDPDPAPLVPGPGFLLVVSDSEAGGGVREVRRTPFFLSEYLQLSLEEAFFLVYSLGCLSVYLQQKPLSIVQLWRTFRSLRPDFVSSYAAYHHFRSKGWVPKGGGGTKYGVDLMLYRKGPPFYHASYSVVIERADDAFRASPLRPFSWRSLAALSRITANVSKELMLCYVIYPADLSEAELDSPVCLSRLKVQVRKSQNVDSAHLDVVSGRTVIIIIIM from the exons ATGCACGCGGACTTCCGGGCTCCCCGGCGCCGCCTCCGGGTCACGGAGGAGCTCGAGGCTCCGCTGCCGCTCAGCCCGCGCGAGAGGAGTCACTTCCGGGCGGAGCTCCTCAATGAGCACGTGCTGGTCTGTGATCCGGAACACAGCCAGAAGATCCACGACCAG GGTTACTTTGGTAAAGGCGTTCTGTCCAGATCCAGACCGGAGCACGGCATCTCCGACCAATGGGAGC AACACGACGGCGTGTTTCTCCCTGTGGTCTCACAGGCCAG GTATGAGGAGCTGCTCAAGTTGGCGGGGTCAGCTCTGTCTGCTCAGGGATGGGATGAAGAGGCTGTTCATCAAGCCTTGCTCAGGCTTTCTCAGCCAATACAAATGGACGATGTGAGGAACCAGATGGGAGGGGGGGAGGAGGCAGAGGAGAACGGTGAAAGGGGGGAGAAGAACCTGGAACAAGAAGGAGGAGTCAGCCCCCAGAAGAAGAGGTCAAGACGGGGGTCAGAGGTCGAAACGGAGGCCAAGAGAAGTTGCAG CTCAGACCAGGACTCCGACTCCAGCTCAGACTGTAGTCCTGACTCGGATCCTGATCCTGCTCCTCTGGTTCCTGGTCCCGGTTTCCTCTTGGTGGTCTCTGACAGTGAG GCTGGAGGCGGGGTCAGGGAGGTGAGGCGGACCCCGTTCTTTCTCTCAGAGTACCTGCAGCTCAGTCTGGAGGAG GCCTTCTTCCTGGTCTACAGTCTGGGCTGCCTGTCCGTCTACCTGCAGCAG AAGCCCCTGTCCATCGTGCAGCTATGGAGGACGTTTCGGTCCCTGCGTCCTGATTTCGTCAGCTCCTATGCAGCCTATCATCACTTCCGCAGTAAGGGGTGGGTCCCTAAAGGAGGGGGCGGAACCAAGTATGGCGTAGACCTCa tgttgTACAGGAAAGGACCACCTTTCTACCACGCCag CTACTCGGTGGTAATTGAACGGGCTGACGATGCATTCAGGGCCTCGCCTTTGCGCCCGTTTTCGTGGCGTTCTCTGGCAGCTCTCAGCAGGATTACCGCCAACGTGTCGAAG GAGCTGATGCTGTGCTACGTCATCTATCCAGCCGACCTATCAGAGGCTGAGTTGGACTCACCTGTGTGTCTGAGCAGGCTGAAGGTCCAG GTGAGGAAATCCCAAAATGTTGATTCTGCTCACCTTGACGTAGTCAGTGGGAGAaccgtcatcatcatcatcatcatgtag